Proteins encoded in a region of the Diabrotica undecimpunctata isolate CICGRU chromosome 10, icDiaUnde3, whole genome shotgun sequence genome:
- the LOC140452508 gene encoding podocan — translation MRMRRWWCLFGIIPVVEIVLGMVRMSERCPDVCICANHVTDCQRADLTDLPNGIDPDVMSLDMSINSLEKIPLGLKYYPHLEYVNMSHNWIAILGHQDFNGLSNLTTLDLSFNNFLDWRDIQSQTFVNLKKLESMNFSSNPLRVLSISHFNLQPLKSLLLNNCSIELIPKGFVKGIPNLEELYLAHNPIGSLRVNMSSKTLKLFDLSNCHLSRISEYAFTYLETLETLYLNRNRFLRNITINSDTLLYLDLSDSFLESVPHGSMRELRSLNLYGNMLRELRNNKFINTPNLVTLNLSLNAITSIDRNAFRGLEYVKVIDLSFNKLNIIPVGAFFSTKSLIRLNVSHNYLSSIDNLNSMSLNGLDASYCEISTVSQDSLSRLPKLSYLSLKRNFITTLPDNWSAQYLRSLDLSDCRIKTINNKTFSQMSSLQEIDLSSNRLTTVHYTNFPRNILVISITDNLWRCDCLVLKDTYEWLQLHGSFVDELICDSPESVDGQNWLMACQSQWYPSSEKKDHLWWYSIALLISMLVLLLTIVALRKINEAREKRYQEIEQRRLQQERETREARERMLQMQREYREETNQNAPDPRESQGPPSYTDALLLPRLDSSHPSLAGSYHSFGSRGSLHGSNPEVNKKGKIRRKKRRRRSESERPSVRQVSEESNESEGGQREPPLESDF, via the coding sequence GTAATGAGCCTAGATATGTCCATCAACAGCCTAGAAAAAATTCCATTAGGACTGAAATATTACCCTCACCTAGAATATGTAAACATGTCACACAATTGGATAGCAATCTTGGGCCATCAAGACTTTAATGGATTGTCTAATCTAACAACTTTGGACTTGTCCTTCAACAATTTTCTTGACTGGAGGGATATACAGTCACAAACAtttgtgaatttaaaaaaattagagtCGATGAACTTTTCTAGTAACCCTCTAAGGGTTCTCTCGATATCCCATTTTAATTTACAACCTTTAAAGAGCCTTCTACTAAATAATTGTTCCATTGAACTAATACCTAAGGGATTTGTAAAAGGTATTCCTAATTTAGAAGAATTATATTTAGCACATAACCCAATTGGCAGTTTAAGAGTAAATATGAGCTCAAAAACGTTAAAATTATTCGATTTAAGTAACTGCCACTTAAGTCGGATAAGTGAATATGCTTTTACATACCTAGAAACATTGGAAACATTGTATCTAAATAGAAACCGGTTTCTTAGAAATATTACTATTAACTCAGATACGTTACTTTACTTAGATTTATCTGACAGCTTTTTAGAGAGTGTACCACATGGTAGCATGCGTGAACTTAGAAGCTTAAATTTATATGGAAATATGTTACGAGAACTCAGAAATAACAAATTTATAAACACTCCAAATCTGGTAACCCTTAATTTGTCTCTAAACGCAATTACCTCGATAGATAGAAATGCGTTTAGAGGTTTGGAATACGTTAAAGTTATAGACCTGTCATTTAACAAACTCAATATTATACCTGTAGGTGCTTTCTTTTCTACCAAGAGCTTAATAAGATTAAATGTATCCCACAACTATTTATCTTCAATCGACAATTTGAACAGCATGTCATTGAATGGTTTGGATGCCAGTTATTGCGAAATCAGCACTGTCTCACAAGACTCACTTTCTCGACTGCCAAAGTTGTCTTACTTATCTTTAAAAAGAAATTTTATAACCACGTTGCCGGACAATTGGTCAGCTCAGTACCTTCGCTCGTTAGATTTAAGCGACTGTAGAATCAAAACTATaaacaacaaaactttttcacAAATGTCTTCCTTGCAAGAAATTGATCTTTCCAGTAACCGCCTAACGACAGTACACTACACAAATTTCCCTCGAAATATACTAGTAATATCAATCACAGATAACTTATGGAGATGTGACTGTTTAGTGTTGAAAGATACCTACGAATGGTTGCAGCTACATGGTTCTTTCGTTGATGAACTAATCTGTGATTCTCCTGAAAGTGTAGACGGGCAAAATTGGTTAATGGCGTGTCAGTCACAATGGTATCCATCCTCGGAAAAAAAAGATCACCTATGGTGGTATTCCATTGCTCTATTAATATCAATGTTAGTTCTTCTCCTGACCATAGTAGCACTAAGAAAAATAAATGAAGCAAGAGAGAAAAGATACCAAGAAATAGAGCAAAGAAGACTGCAGCAAGAAAGAGAAACCCGGGAAGCCCGCGAGAGGATGTTGCAAATGCAAAGAGAGTATAGAGAAGAAACCAATCAAAATGCCCCAGATCCCAGAGAAAGTCAGGGCCCTCCGTCGTACACCGACGCCTTACTGCTTCCAAGACTTGACTCATCTCACCCCAGCTTAGCAGGTAGTTACCACTCATTTGGTTCCAGAGGCAGCCTTCACGGTAGTAATCCAGAAGTcaataaaaaaggtaaaataagACGAAAGAAAAGGCGGAGAAGGTCCGAGTCCGAAAGGCCTTCAGTACGCCAAGTTAGTGAAGAGTCTAATGAGTCGGAAGGGGGGCAGAGAGAACCGCCCCTTGAAAGCGATTTTTAA